From one Sciurus carolinensis chromosome 9, mSciCar1.2, whole genome shotgun sequence genomic stretch:
- the Bsn gene encoding protein bassoon, which translates to MGNEASLEGGAGDGPLPPGGPGPGPGPGAGKTPSAPAGGGQLPTSGAARATAGPPVSGPGPRPGPGNVSRRLDPKEPLGSQRAASPTPKQASATTPGHESLQETKAQEADGPRRTLQVDSRTQRSGRSPSVSPDRGSTPTSPYSVPQIAPLPSSTLCPICKTSDLTSTPSQPNFNTCTQCHNKVCNQCGFNPNPHLTQVKEWLCLNCQMQRALGMDMTTAPRSKSQQQLHSPSLSPAHSPAKQPLGKPEQEKSRVPGGPQPGPRQVETARATSVPGLAQAASPSEVGRVSPQPPLPTKPSTAEPRPSAGEASAKSATTVPSGLGAGEQTQEGLTGKLFGLGASLLTQASTLMSVQPEADPQSQPSPSKGPSKIVFSDASKEAGPRPPGSGPGPGPTPGAKTEPGARTGPGSGPGALAKTGGTTSPKHGRAEHQAAPKAAAKPKTMPKEKATCPLCQAELNVGSKGPANYNTCTTCKLQVCNLCGFNPTPHLVEKTEWLCLNCQTKRLMEGSLGEQTPLPLHTSQQPPAGAPHRVAVAVPLKQKGPQGLGQPSGPLPAKASPPPTKASPLPIKVSPQAKPLKASEPSKPPSSAQEKKTGVPAKTEPVLKPPPETTQTPGTPKLKSGVKRTEPATSVIKAVPEAPKGGEAEEPVGKPYSQDLSRSPQSLSDTGYSSDGISSSQSEITGVVQQEVEQLDSAGVTGPRPPSPSELQKVGSSVRLLLEAQAVTPSSEQSKPPCSSTAEEQKRRPHSLSIMPEAFDSDEELEDILEEEEDSLEWGHQREQQDAAESSDDFGSQLRHDYVEDSSEGGLSPLPPQPPTRAAELTDEEFMRRQILEMSAEEDNLEEDDTTISGHGLAKHGTQKVGTRPRPEPSQEPVALPKRRLPHNATTGYEELLPEGGPAEATDGSGALQGGLRRFKTIELNSTGSYSHELDLGQGPDPSLDREPELEMESLTGSPEDRSRGEHSSTLPASTPSYTSGTSPTSLSSLEEDSDSSPSRRQRLEEAKQQRKARHRSHGPLLPTIEDSSEEEELREEEELLREQEKMREVEQQRIRSTARKTRRDKEELRAQRRRERSKTPPSNLSPIEDASPTEELRQAAEMEELHRSSCSEYSPSPSLDSEAEALDGGPTRLYKSGSEYNLPTFMSLYSPTETPSGSSTTPSSGRPLKSAEEAYEEMMRKAELLQRQQGQVAGTRGPHGGPSQPTGPLDQSSLEYQDTPDHDYGRATQPATEGMTTSLGAAVYEEILQTSQSIVCMRQASSRDLAFTEDKKKEKQFLNAESAYMDPMKQNGGPLTPGTSPTQLAAPVSFSTSTSSDSSGGRVIPDVCVTQHFAKEPQEPLKMHSSAASPSLASEVGMSFSQGHGTPATTAMAPCPASLPRVYMTPTSPASSERSPSPSSTVHSYGQSPTTANYGSQTEELPQAPSGPAAGGWTAREKPLSGNDIEAGTPQPSRIYSYFAGSSPPLSPSSPSESPTFFPGKLGSRATAEFSTQTPSPTPAPDMPRSPGAPTPTPMVAQGTQTPHRPSTPRMVWQQTSQEAPFMVITLASDASSETRMVHASASTSPLCSPTDTQPTAHSYSQTTPPSVSQLPPEPPGFPRAPSAGADGPLALYGWSALPAENISLCRISSVPGTSRVEPGPRPPGSAVVDLRTAVKPTPIILTDQGMDLTSLAVEARKYGLALDPISGRQSTTVQPLVINLNAQEQTHAFLGTATTVSITMASSVLMAQQKQPVVYGDPFQSRLDFGQGSGSPVCLAQVKQVEQAVQTAPYRGGPRGRPREAKFARYNLPNQVAPLARRDILITQMGTAQSVSLKPGPVTEPGAESHRATPAELRSHALPGARKPHTVVVQMGEGTAGTVTTLLPEDSAGALDLTGMRPESQLACCDMVYKFPFGSSCTGTFHSAPSAPEKSVADAAPPGQRSSPFYSPRDPEAPEPPTYRIQGVVGPGPHEEQKPYPQSLPGRLYSSMSDTNLAEAGLNYHAHRLGQLFQGPGRDSAMDLSSLKHSYSLGFADGRYIGQGLQYGSFTDLRHPTDLLTHPLPMRRYSSVSNIYSDHRYGPRGDTVGFQEASLAQYSATTAREISRMCAALNSMDQYGGRHGSGGSGPDLVQYQPQHGPGLSAPQGLAPLRPGLLGNPTFPEGHLSPGNLAQYGPTAGQGTAVRQLMPSTATVRAADGMIYSTINTPIAATLPITTQPASVLRPMVRGGMYRPYASGGVTAVPLTSLTRVPMIAPRVPLGPTGLYRYPAPSRFPIASSVPPAEGPVYLGKPATKAPGVGGPPRPELPAGAVREEPLSTAAPTAVKESAVAPASAPPPGQKPPGDTAAVGSSGVLSRTGLEKEEASQEERQRKQQEQLLQLERERVELEKLRQLRLQEELERERVELQRHREEEQLLVQRELQELQTIKHHVLQQQQEERQAQFALQREQLAQQRLQLEQIQQLQQQLQQQLEEQKQRQKTPFPATCEAPTRGPPAGATELAQNGQYWPPLTHTAFIAVAGPEGPGQPREPVLHRGLPSSASDMSLQTEEQWEAGRSGIKKRHSMPRLRDICEPESGPEPCVVRRIADSSVQTDDEDGESRYLLNRRRRTRRSADCSVQTDDEDNTEWEQPVRRRKSRLSRHSDSGSDSKHDATASSSTAATTARAMSSVGIQTISDCSVQTEPDQLPRVSPAIHITAATDPKVEIIRYISAPEKTGRGESLACQTEPDGQAQSVPGPQLVGPTAISPYLPGIQIVTPGSLGRFEKKKPDPLEIGYQAHLPTESLSQLVSRQPPKSPQVLYSPVSPLSPHRLLDTAFVSSERLNKAHVSPQKHFTADSTLRQQTLPRPMKTLQRSLSDPKPLSPTAEESSKERFSLYQHQGGLGSQVSALPPNGLVRKVKRTLPSPPPEEAHLPLAGQAPPQLYAANLLQRGLTGPTTVPATKASLLRELDRDLRLVEHESTKLRKKQAELDEEEKEIDAKLKYLELGITQRKESLAKDRSGRDYPPLRGLGEHRDYLSDSELNQLRLQGCTTPAGQYVDFPATAAVPATPSGPTAFQQPRFPPPAPQYTAGSSGQTQNGFPAHQAPIYPVPSTYPAPAFPTSTSYPAEPGLPNQQAFRPTSHYAAQTPMPTTQSTLFSIPADSRAPLQKPRQTSLADLEQKVPTNYEVIASPVVTMSSVPTETSYSGPAVSSSYEQGKVTELPRTSDRSSVSQSPAPTYPPDSHYTNLEQNVPRNYVMIDDISELTKDSTPTVPDSQRLEPLGPGSSGRPGKEPGEPGILEGPTLPCCYARGEEESEEDSYDPRGKVGHHRSMENNGRPASTHYYSDSDYRHGARAEKYGPGPMGPKHPSKSLAPAAIPSKRSKHRKQGMEQKISKFSPIEEAKDVESDLASYPPSAVSSSLASRGRKFQDEITYGLKKNVYEQQRYYGVSSRDTAEEDDRMYGGSSRSRVASAYSGEKLSSHDFSGRGKGYEREREAVERLQKVGPKPSSLSMVHSRARPPMRSQASEEESPISPLGRPRPPGGTLPPGDTCPQFCSSHSMPDVQEHVKDGPRAHAYKREEGYILDDSHCVVSDSEAYHLGQEETDWFDKPRDARSDRFRHHGGHAVSSSSQKRGSARHSYHDYDEPPEEGLWPHDEGGPGRHASAKEHRHHSEHGRHSGRHAGEEQGRRPAKPHVRDMGRHEARPHPQPSPAPAMPKKGQPGYPSSAEYSQPSRAPSAYHHASDSKKGSRQAHSGPAAQQPKPESQAQPQQGRQAAPGPQQSQPPPSRQTPSGAASRQPQTQQQQCLGQQPPQQAPLQTRLQQQSQPTTRGQASAASQPAGKPQSSSITAPGPQPAGLPRAEQTNGSKVTAKAPQPGRAPQAQPTPGPGPTGMKTGARPGGTPGTSAGQPGTDGESVLSKILPGGAAEQAGKLTEAVSAFGKKFSSFW; encoded by the exons GTGAAGGAGTGGCTCTGTCTGAACTGTCAGATGCAGAGGGCTCTGGGAATGGACATGACCACTGCACCTCGCTCCAAGAGCCAGCAGCAGCTACACTCTCCATCCCTATCTCCTGCCCATTCCCCAGCCAAACAGCCACTGGGGAAGCCAGAACAAGAGAAATCTCGGGTCCCAGGGGGCCCACAACCTGGCCCCCGCCAGGTTGAGACAGCCAGGGCCACCTCAGTGCCGGGGCTTGCCCAAGCAGCTTCCCCTTCAGAGGTGGGGAGGGTATCTCCTCAGCCCCCTCTCCCCACCAAGCCTTCTACAGCTGAGCCCAGGCCATCTGCAGGAGAGGCTTCGGCCAAAAGTGCCACCACAGTGCCCTCTGGGCTTGGTGCTGGCGAGCAGACCCAGGAGGGCCTCACCGGGAAGCTTTTCGGCCTTGGTGCATCACTGCTGACCCAAGCGAGCACCCTCATGTCTGTGCAGCCTGAGGCTGACCCCCAGAGCCAGCCTTCACCCAGCAAAGGACCGTCCAAGATTGTCTTCAGTGATGCCAGCAAGGAGGCTGGCCCAAGACCCCCAGGctcagggcctgggcctgggccaaCACCTGGAGCCAAAACTGAGCCTGGGGCTAGAACAGGTCCTGGATCTGGGCCTGGAGCCCTGGCGAAAACTGGGGGAACAACCAGTCCAAAGCATGGCAGAGCAGAACATCAGGCAGCACCCAAAGCTGCTGCCAAGCCAAAGACCATGCCGAAAGAAAAGGCCACCTGCCCACTGTGCCAAGCTGAGCTCAACGTGGGTAGCAAGGGCCCAGCCAACTATAACACCTGTACCACCTGCAAGCTCCAGGTTTGTAACCTGTGTGGCTTCAACCCAACGCCTCACCTTGTGGAG AAAACCGAGTGGCTCTGTCTGAACTGCCAAACTAAGCGGCTAATGGAGGGCAGCCTGGGAGAGCAGACCCCCCTGCCGCTTCACACCTCACAGCAGCCCCCTGCAGGAGCCCCTCACCGTGTAGCTGTAGCAGTCCCTCTGAAGCAGAAAGGGCCACAGGGACTGGGCCAGCCATCAGGCCCCCTACCTGCCAAGGCCAGTCCCCCACCCACCAAGGCCAGCCCTCTGCCCATCAAGGTCAGTCCCCAGGCCAAGCCCCTCAAGGCTTCTGAACCCAGCAAGCCCCCAAGCAGTGCCCAGGAAAAGAAGACAGGAGTCCCTGCTAAAACTGAGCCTGTGCTGAAGCCACCTCCAGAGACTACTCAAACCCCTGGGACTCCTAAACTAAAGAGTGGAGTGAAGAGGACTGAACCTGCCACTTCTGTCATCAAGGCTGTTCCAGAAGCTCCCAAGGGTGGGGAGGCAGAG GAACCAGTGGGCAAGCCTTACTCTCAGGACCTGTCTCGGAGCCCACAGAGCCTCAGTGACACAGGCTATTCCTCTGATGGCATCTCTAGCTCCCAGAGTGAAATCACAGGCGTTGTGCAGCAAGAAGTGGAGCAGCTGGACAGTGCAGGGGTGACTGGGCCACGCCCACCCAGCCCCTCAGAGCTCCAAAAGGTGGGGAGCAGCGTGCGACTTTTGTTGGAGGCCCAGGCTGTGACCCCCAGTAGTGAACAGAGCAAGCCACCCTGCAGCAGCACTGCTGAGGAGCAGAAGCGGAGGCCCCACTCTTTGTCCATCATGCCTGAGGCCTTTGACTCAGATGAAGAGCTAGAGGATatcctggaggaagaggaagactcTCTAGAGTGGGGGCACCAGAGGGAGCAGCAGGATGCAGCTGAGTCCTCAGATGACTTTGGCAGCCAGCTGAGACATGACTACGTGGAAGACAGCAGTGAGGGTGGCCTGTCCCCTCttccaccccagcccccaacccGAGCAGCAGAACTGACTGATGAGGAGTTCATGCGACGGCAGatcctggagatgagtgctgAGGAAGACAACCTGGAAGAGGATGACACTACCATCTCGGGGCATGGCCTGGCCAAACATGGCACCCAGAAGGTTGGTACCAGGCCCAGGCCTGAGCCTAGCCAAGAACCAGTAGCACTGCCTAAAAGGCGCTTGCCCCACAATGCCACCACAGGCTATGAGGAGCTGCTCCCTGAGGGAGGCCCAGCAGAGGCCACTGATGGCAGTGGAGCCCTGCAGGGTGGGCTCCGCCGCTTCAAGACCATTGAGCTCAATAGCACAGGCAGCTACAGTCATGAACTAGACCTGGGCCAAGGTCCTGACCCCAGCCTGGACCGGGAGCCTGAGCTGGAGATGGAGAGTCTGACAGGCTCGCCTGAGGACCGCTCCCGTGGGGAACACTCCTCTACACTGCCTGCCTCCACACCCAGCTATACATCAGGcacctctcccacctccctgTCCTCATTAGAAGAGGACAGTGACAGCAGCCCCAGCCGCCGGCAACGGCTAGAAGAAGCTAAGCAGCAGCGCAAGGCCCGGCATCGATCCCATGGACCCCTGCTGCCCACCATTGAGGACTCctcggaggaggaggagctgcgggaAGAAGAGGAGCTGCTGCGTGAGCAGGAGAAGATGCGTGAGGTGGAACAGCAGCGCATACGTAGCACAGCCCGCAAGACACGGCGTGACAAAGAAGAGCTACGGGCCCAGCGGCGGCGTGAGCGCTCCAAGACACCACCCAGTAACCTGTCACCTATTGAGGATGCATCCCCCACAGAGGAGCTGAGGCAGGCTGCTGAGATGGAAGAGCTACACCGTTCCTCCTGCTCTGAGTACTCACCCTCACCCTCCCtggactcagaggctgaggcccTGGATGGTGGCCCCACCCGACTCTACAAGTCAGGCAGTGAATACAACCTGCCTACCTTCATGTCCCTTTACTCACCAACTGAGACGCCCTCAGGCAGCTCCACCACTCCCAGTTCTGGGCGGCCCCTAAAGAGTGCTGAGGAGGCCTATGAGGAGATGATGAGAAAAGCAGAGCTTCTCCAGCGTCAACAGGGCCAGGTGGCAGGGACCCGTGGCCCCCATGGGGGACCCTCTCAGCCCACAGGCCCTCTGGACCAGAGTTCTTTGGAATATCAAGACACCCCAGACCATGACTATGGCAGGGCTACTCAACCTGCTACAGAGGGCATGACAACCAGCCTGGGAGCAGCTGTATACGAGGAGATCCTTCAGACATCACAGAGCATAGTCTGCATGCGGCAGGCTTCCTCTCGGGACCTAGCCTTTACTGAGGACAAGAAGAAGGAGAAACAATTTCTAAATGCTGAGAGTGCATATATGGACCCAATGAAGCAAAATGGAGGCCCACTTACCCCTGGTACCAGTCCCACCCAGCTTGCTGCCCCTGTGTCCTTCTCTACCTCTACCTCCTCAGATAGCAGTGGGGGCCGAGTTATTCCTGATGTCTGTGTCACACAACACTTTGCAAAGGAGCCTCAGGAACCCCTCAAGATGCACAGCTCTGCTGCCTCCCCCAGCTTGGCCTCTGAGGTAGGCATGTCCTTCTCCCAGGGCCATGGTACCCCAGCCACCACAGCCATGGCTCCTTGTCCAGCCAGCCTGCCAAGAGTGTACATGACTCCAACCTCCCCAGCCAGCTCTGAGCGCAGTCCTTCACCATCTTCCACAGTCCACAGCTATGGACAAAGCCCAACCACTGCAAACTATGGGTCCCAAACTGAGGAGCTACCCCAGGCCCCCAGTGGCCCTGCTGCTGGTGGATGGACTGCCAGAGAGAAACCCCTGAGTGGGAATGACATTGAGGCTGGTACTCCTCAACCTTCCCGGATATATTCCTATTTTGCAGGCTCTAGCCCACCTCTCTCCCCATCTTCCCCCTCAGAGAGCCCCACATTCTTTCCAGGCAAGCTGGGTTCAAGGGCTACAGCAGAGTTCTCTACACAGACGCCAAGCCCAACCCCTGCTCCAGACATGCCACGGAGCCCTGGtgcccccactcccacccctatGGTAGCCCAGGGCACACAAACACCACACCGGCCCAGCACACCTCGCATGGTGTGGCAGCAGACTTCTCAGGAGGCTCCCTTTATGGTCATCACACTGGCATCAGATGCTTCCAGTGAGACCAGGATGGTACATGCCAGTGCCTCCACCTCCCCGCTATGCTCACCTACTGACACCCAGCCCACCGCCCACAGCTACAGCCAGACAACACCTCCAAGTGTGTCTCAGCTGCCCCCAGAGCCACCTGGCTTTCCACGAGCACCCAGTGCTGGTGCAGATGGGCCCCTGGCACTATATGGCTGGAGTGCCCTTCCTGCTGAAAACATCTCCCTGTGCCGGATCTCCTCTGTCCCTGGAACATCTAGAGTTGAGCCAGGTCCCAGGCCCCCTGGCAGTGCAGTAGTAGACCTCCGCACAGCTGTCAAGCCCACACCTATCATCCTCACTGACCAAGGCATGGATCTGACCTCTCTCGCTGTGGAAGCAAGGAAGTATGGCCTTGCTCTGGATCCAATCTCAGGACGGCAGTCAACCACTGTGCAGCCTTTGGTTATCAACCTTAATGCCCAGGAGCAGACCCATGCCTTCCTTGGTACTGCCACTACTGTGAGCATCACCATGGCCTCATCTGTGCTCATGGCTCAGCAAAAGCAGCCTGTAGTGTATGGAGACCCCTTCCAGAGCCGGCTGGACTTTGGTCAGGGTTCAGGTAGCCCCGTGTGCCTAGCCCAGGTCAAGCAAGTAGAGCAGGCTGTCCAGACAGCACCATACAGAGGTGGGCCCCGAGGAAGACCTAGAGAGGCCAAGTTTGCCAGATATAATCTGCCCAATCAGGTAGCACCTCTGGCCAGAAGGGACATTTTGATCACTCAGATGGGCACCGCCCAGAGTGTAAGCCTCAAGCCAGGTCCAGTGACAGAGCCTGGTGCCGAATCCCATCGGGCAACTCCTGCAGAGCTTCGATCACATGCTCTGCCAGGTGCCAGGAAGCCACATACAGTGGTGGTGCAGATGGGAGAGGGCACAGCAGGCACTGTGACCACACTACTCCCAGAGGACTCTGCAGGTGCCTTGGACCTCACTGGAATGAGGCCTGAGAGCCAACTAGCATGCTGCGACATGGTCTACAAGTTCCCCTTTGGCAGTAGCTGCACTGGCACCTTCCACTCCGCCCCCAGTGCACCTgagaagagtgtggcagatgcTGCCCCTCCTGGGCAAAGAAGCAGCCCTTTCTATAGTCCCCGGGACCCTGAGGCCCCTGAGCCCCCCACCTACCGAATACAGGGAGTAGTGGGGCCTGGGCCCCATGAAGAGCAGAAGCCCTACCCACAGAGCCTCCCTGGCAGGCTGTATTCCTCCATGTCTGACACCaatttggctgaggctggcctcaactacCATGCTCACAGGTTGGGGCAGCTCTTCCAGGGCCCTGGACGAGACTCAGCCATGGACCTCAGCTCCCTGAAACACTCCTACAGCCTGGGCTTTGCAGATGGACGCTACATAGGACAGGGCTTGCAGTATGGCTCTTTCACAGACCTGCGACATCCCACAGACCTTTTGACTCACCCACTTCCCATGCGGCGCTATAGCTCGGTATCGAACATTTACTCAGATCACAGGTATGGCCCACGGGGAGACACAGTTGGCTTTCAGGAAGCCAGTCTGGCCCAGTATAGTGCAACCACAGCCCGCGAGATCAGTCGCATGTGTGCTGCTCTCAACTCTATGGACCAATATGGTGGGCGGCATGGCAGTGGTGGCAGTGGCCCTGACCTTGTGCAATACCAGCCCCAGCATGGGCCTGGACTCAGTGCTCCACAGGGTCTGGCTCCCCTCAGACCTGGCCTTCTTGGCAACCCTACCTTCCCAGAGGGCCATCTAAGCCCTGGGAATCTGGCCCAGTATGGGCCTACAGCAGGTCAGGGAACAGCAGTCAGACAGCTGATGCCATCCACAGCCACAGTGCGTGCAGCTGATGGCATGATCTACTCAACTATCAATACTCCAATTGCTGCAACTCTGCCTATCACCACCCAGCCTGCCTCTGTACTGCGACCCATGGTGCGTGGTGGCATGTATAGGCCTTATGCGTCTGGTGGAGTCACAGCTGTGCCACTTACCAGCCTGACACGTGTGCCCATGATTGCTCCCCGGGTACCTCTTGGACCTACAGGGCTGTATCGATATCCTGCACCAAGTAGATTCCCCATTGCTTCTAGTGTCCCACCTGCTGAGGGGCCTGTCTACCTGGGGAAACCTGCTACCAAGGCTCCAGGGGTAGGTGGCCCACCAAGGCCAGAATTGCCAGCAGGGGCTGTACGAGAAGAACCTCTTTCCACAGCTGCACCTACTGCTGTCAAGGAGTCTGCAGtagctccagcctctgccccacCACCTGGCCAGAAGCCACCAGGAGATACTGCTGCTGTGGGCAGCAGTGGGGTCCTCAGCAGAACTGGGCTTGAGAAGGAGGAAGCATCTCAGGAGGAGCGGCAACGGAAGCAACAGGAACAGCTGCTGCAGCTGGAGCGGGAGCGAGTAGAGTTGGAGAAGCTGCGACAACTGCGGCTGCAAGAAGAGCTAGAGCGGGAGAGGGTGGAGCTGCAGAGGCATCGTGAGGAAGAGCAGTTGCTGGTGCAGCGAGAGTTGCAGGAGCTGCAGACCATTAAGCACCATGTACTGCAGCAGCAGCAAGAGGAACGCCAAGCTCAGTTTGCGCTGCAGCGGGAGCAGCTGGCTCAGCAGCGTCTGCAACTAGAACAGATACAGCAGCTCCAACAGCAGCTCCAGCAGCAGTTAGAGGAACAGAAACAGAGGCAGAAGACCCCCTTCCCTGCAACCTGTGAGGCACCCACCCGAGGGCCTCCAGCTGGTGCCACCGAACTGGCCCAGAATGGCCAGTACTGGCCACCCCTGACCCACACAGCCTTCATTGCTGTAGCAGGGCCAGAGGGGCCTGGGCAGCCTCGTGAACCTGTGCTGCACCGCGGtctccccagctctgcctcaGACATGTCACTGCAGACTGAAGAGCAGTGGGAGGCAGGCCGCAGTGGCATCAAGAAACGGCACTCCATGCCACGCTTGAGGGATATCTGCGAGCCGGAGTCAGGACCTGAGCCCTGTGTGGTCAGAAGGATTGCAGACAGCAGTGTGCAGACAGATGATGAGGATGGGGAGAGCCGCTACCTTCTGAATCGTCGGCGCCGGACACGGCGGAGTGCTGACTGCAGTGTGCAGACGGACGATGAGGACAATACTGAGTGGGAGCAGCCAGTACGCCGCCGTAAGTCCCGTCTTTCCCGTCATTCTGACTCAGGTTCTGACAGCAAGCATGATGCCACTGCCTCGTCAtccactgctgccaccactgcAAGGGCCATGAGCAGTGTGGGCATCCAGACCATCAGTGACTGCTCTGTGCAGACTGAGCCTgaccagctgcccagggtctctCCAGCCATCCACATCACAGCTGCCACTGACCCCAAGGTGGAGATCATCAGGTACATATCAGCGCCAGAGAAGACTGGGCGTGGAGAGAGCCTGGCCTGCCAGACAGAACCAGATGGGCAGGCCCAGAGTGTGCCTGGGCCACAGCTTGTAGGGCCAACTGCCATCAGCCCCTACCTGCCTGGCATCCAGATCGTCACCCCAGGGTCCCTGGGcagatttgaaaaaaagaagCCGGATCCTCTGGAGATTGGGTACCAGGCCCACCTGCCCACAGAGTCCCTCTCACAGCTTGTGAGCCGCCAGCCTCCTAAGTCTCCCCAGGTCCTCTACTCACCAGTCTCACCCCTGTCCCCACATCGGCTCCTGGACACCGCCTTTGTTTCCAGTGAGAGGCTGAACAAGGCTCACGTGAGTCCTCAGAAGCACTTCACAGCTGACAGCACTCTCCGCCAGCAGACGCTGCCTCGCCCCATGAAGACCCTGCAGCGGTCCTTGTCTGACCCTAAGCCCCTCAGCCCTACCGCCGAGGAGTCTTCCAAAGAGAGATTCTCCCTCTACCAGCACCAGGGGGGACTGGGTAGCCAG GTGTCGGCGCTACCACCCAACGGCCTGGTCCGCAAGGTGAAGCGGACACTGCCCAGCCCCCCGCCAGAGGAGGCTCACCTTCCCCTGGCTGGTCAGGCCCCCCCACAGCTGTATGCAGCCAACCTGCTGCAGCGAGGACTGACGGGGCCCACCACCGTCCCTGCTACCAAGGCCAGCCTGCTCCGGGAACTGGACCGGGACCTGCGGCTGGTGGAACATGAGTCCACCAAGCTGCGAAAGAAGCAGGCAGAGCTggatgaggaggagaaggagattGATGCCAAACTCAAGTACCTAGAGCTGGGTATCACACAGCGCAAAGAGTCATTGGCCAAAGACCGGAGTGGCCGTGACTACCCACCTTTACGTGGCCTTGGTGAGCATCGTGACTACCTTTCGGACAGTGAGCTCAACCAGTTACGGCTCCAGGGCTGCACCACTCCTGCTGGCCAGTATGTGGACTTCCCTGCCACTGCTGCTGTGCCAGCCACCCCCTCGGGCCCCACTGCCTTCCAGCAGCCCCGGTTCCCGCCTCCGGCCCCTCAATATACTGCAGGCAGTAGTGGACAAACTCAGAATGGATTCCCAGCCCACCAGGCACCCATCTACCCTGTCCCTAGCACATACCCAGCACCTGCCTTTCCTACTAGCACTAGTTACCCAGCTGAGCCTGGCCTCCCAAACCAGCAGGCTTTCCGCCCCACAAGCCACTATGCAGCCCAAACACCCATGCCAACCACACAGAGCACCCTTTTTTCAATCCCTGCTGATAGTCGGGCCCCCCTCCAGAAGCCACGCCAGACATCACTAGCTGACTTGGAGCAGAAGGTACCCACCAACTATGAGGTGATTGCCAGCCCTGTTGTGACCATGTCTTCAGTCCCCACTGAAACCAGCTACAGTGGCCCAGCAGTGAGCAGCAGCTATGAGCAAGGCAAGGTCACTGAGCTGCCCCGGACCAGTGACCGTAGCAGTGTGAGCCAGAGCCCAGCCCCCACCTACCCCCCTGACTCACACTACACCAATCTGGAGCAGAATGTTCCTCGAAACTATGTGATGATCGATGATATCAGTGAGCTGACCAAAGATAGTACCCCCACTGTCCCTGATAGCCAGCGACTGGAGCCCTTGGGGCCAGGCAGCAGTGGGCGACCTGGGAAGGAGCCTGGAGAACCAGGTATCCTTGAGGGGCCTACACTGCCCTGCTGCTATGCCAGAGGGGAGGAGGAATCTGAGGAGGACTCATATGACCCCCGTGGGAAGGTTGGCCATCACCGGAGCATGGAGAACAATGGACGACCAGCCAGTACCCACTACTACAGTGACAGCGACTATAGACATGGGGCTAGAGCAGAGAAATATGGTCCAGGACCTATGGGGCCCAAGCATCCCTCCAAGAGCCTGGCCCCAGCTGCGATCCCCTCAAAGCGCAGCAAACACCGGAAGCAGGGTATGGAGCAAAAGATCTCCAAGTTCTCACCTATTGAAGAGGCCAAGGATGTGGAGTCTGACCTGGCCTCCTATCCACCATCTGCTGTTAGCAGCAGCCTGGCCTCTCGGGGCAGGAAGTTCCAGGATGAAATCACCTATGGGCTAAAGAAGAATGTGTATGAGCAGCAGAGGTACTATGGGGTGTCCAGTCGGGATACAGCAGAGGAGGATGATCGCATGTATGGTGGGAGCAGCCGGTCCAGGGTGGCATCTGCATACAGTGGGGAGAAGCTTTCCAGCCATGATTTCAGTGGCCGAGGCAAGGGGTATGAACGGGAACGGGAGGCTGTGGAGCGACTTCAAAAAGTGGGCCCTAAACCTTCCTCCCTGAGCATGGTCCACAGCCGGGCACGGCCCCCCATGAGGAGCCAGGCCTCTGAAGAGGAGAGTCCCATCAGTCCCTTGGGGCGGCCCCGCCCTCCTGGGGGCACTCTCCCTCCTGGGGATACCTGCCCACAGTTCTGCTCCAGCCACTCCATGCCTGATGTCCAGGAGCATGTCAAGGATGGACCACGAGCCCATGCATATAAGCGTGAGGAGGGCTACATCCTGGATGATTCCCACTGCGTGGTTTCTGACAGTGAAG CGTATCACCTGGGCCAGGAGGAGACGGACTGGTTTGATAAGCCCCGGGATGCCCGCTCCGACCGGTTCAGGCACCATGGGGGCCATgcagtctcctcctcctcccagaagCGAGGCTCTGCCAGGCACAGCTACCACGACTACGATGAACCCCCTGAGGAGGGCCTGTGGCCTCATGATGAGGGTGGCCCAGGTCGCCATGCCTCAGCCAAGGAGCACCGGCACCACAGTGAGCACGGGAGGCATTCAGGCCGTCATGCTGGTGAGGAACAGGGACGGCGCCCTGCCAAACCACATGTTCGGGACATGGGTCGTCATGAGGCCCGACCCCACCctcagcccagccctgccccagccatGCCGAAGAAGGGTCAGCCTGGATACCCCAGCTCTGCTGAATACTCACAGCCATCCCGTGCTCCATCAGCCTACCATCATGCCTCTGACAGCAAGAAGGGCTCCCGGCAGGCCCACTCTGGGCCTGCTGCACAGCAGCCAAAGCCAGAATCCCAGGCACAGCCACAGCAAGGTCGGCAAGCAGCTCCAGGGCCACAGCAGTCACAGCCACCACCATCCAGGCAGACACCCTCTGGGGCAGCATCACGCCAGCCACAGACACAGCAGCAGCAATGTCTTGGGCAGCAGCCTCCCCAGCAGGCCCCATTACAGACTCGGCTGCAGCAGCAGAGCCAGCCAACCACCCGGGGCCAAGCCTCTGCTGCCAGCCAGCCAGCAGGGAAACCTCAATCAAGCTCCATAACAGCCCCAGGTCCCCAGCCAGCAGGACTG CCACGGGCAGAACAGACAAACGGCTCTAAGGTGACAGCCAAAGCACCCCAACCAGGGAGGGCTCCTCAGGCCCAGCCAACACCAGGACCTGGACCTACAG GCATGAAGACTGGAGCCAGGCCTGGAGGAACACCAGGGACTTCTGCTGGTCAGCCAGGTACAGATGGAGAGAGTGTGCTCTCCAAGATCCTTCCTGGTGGAGCAGCAGAGCAAGCAGGCAAGCTGACAGAAG CCGTCTCTGCTTTTGGcaaaaaattttcttcattctggTGA